Below is a genomic region from Trichoderma asperellum chromosome 2, complete sequence.
ACATACCTCTGGTTGGTCATCCATCCCAACATTTCCCAGGTCTACTTCTAGATCACGAGCactctccatcatcagccgTCTCCGCATTTCGTTTTctgccatttcttcttcgaaCCGATCTTGAGAGAAGCCAGCGTTATAGAAATCACCCATAATACCCGCACTCCCAATATTATATCCATTATCATGCAGATAAAACGACATATCGCTATCCGGGGGAACAAAGTCGAAAGCTGTCCGTCCGGATGATGTCTTTTGCTCCGACGATGCTCCTTTATCGAGTAGCAACTTTGATATCACTTTGTGGCGATTCGTCATTGCCCACATAAAAGGTGTCCATTGGTTGCGGTCCTGCTGGTTCACATTGGCACCCGCTTCAATCAGAGCCTCGACGACCTTCTCGTGACCCTTGATAAATCAGTTAGCAAATATATCACAACGGTATCCTCTCCGCATAGCATGGAGGGGGCGACGAACAAAACAACTGGCGTAAATCAATGCTGGAGTTCCGTCGTCATCGGGAAGATTGACGTCCACAAAAGGCTTCGCATCTCCCTcaagcagcttcttgacCTTTTCGGTATCACCATTGCTGGCAGCCATGGTCAATGCTCTTTGGAGtatgtccttcttctcagacTCCGACATCTTGTCGTTGTTTATGatagcatcttcatcttcgagTGCCGCTTCGTTGCGGtgggctgcttgggctgcCAACATTTCCATCAGTCTGGCGTCGCTGTCTTTCGGGCCGCTGCCAGCGAAATCGTCTTGGTCCGTCGGGTCGTTCAAGGACAGGTTTTCGAAGTTGAGCGGCTTAGCCAGTACCGGCGAGGTGAGAAACTGAGATTGGCCTGCATGGTGTTAGCGAGTTGGTTCGTATTCGCCAAACTTGGCATTCATCGTAAATAGCTAGGCAGCTAGGTAGTTAttaaaaggggggggggggggggaagagagatATCGTTTTCGCCACGGAACACACCTTGCCAGCCATCGTACATCTCCGTCTCTGGCATTGTGaattctccagcagcatgtCGTCGGTCATCCAAGGACTTTGGCAGGTCATCGGGAATGGCTCGCGGTTTGCTCTCGAAGCCATTATCGCTGCCAGTTTCCCCAGGATCCATGGTGGGAGGAGGGGCAGGGCCAGAGTCCCTGGCTCATGGGACGTCCCGTCGCTTGTTGCACTTGGCCGATGCGGTCGCCACggatgagctgctggcccGAGTAAGGTATCGCGGTCGAATTAGAAGCCACTGCTGGTTTGCTCGAGCAAAAGGCGTGCCTGGAGTCGCGTGCGAAGTGTCGTGGACAAGAGAGCGGTCTACCTATCCTACCCACTTTCAATTGCTGGTAGCAGTTCTGGGGCTAACGTTGCTGGCAGGTTCGTCATCGGGTAACGATAGTATCCCCGGAGATGGTCCGTGCGCACACCGTCTGGCCACTTGCTGGAAGCAGAGTTGAACCGCCTCGAGAATTAGCACCAGGGGCTCTCTATGATAAAAAGACGAGCATTTCTCCAAGTTTCacgaagaaaacaaatttattttctttttattttcttgctAAGTTGGTGAGTTTATCTTATCATACTTTTTATACGCATATATAAGCCAGTCAGAAGTACATCTACATACAAGTAAGAAATCCATTGGTGCCCAAAGGGGTCGCCCCTCAATTCGATCCGTCCAGCTCTATACCGCTCGCTTTCCAAATGCCCGGAATCGCTTTACTCCTCCATCAGGTATCATAGTAAGTCTAACATGCGTAAAGGGCACATCTGCCACTGCGGAAGCAAACTTGTGTTCCTGGTCGGGCCCAGTCTTGCTTGGAGCCACAGTCTCAACCCATCCGTCAGACTTGATATCGggctctccctctccttgccACGCCAGACCGTGGACCGCAATCTTTTGAGGGAAGTTTCCTCGAAAGTGTGCAGTGTCGATGACAAACTCTTGAATAAGTCCCGGTGCGCCCAGTTTGACTATCGTCCAATCAATGTGATCCTTGCCTCGTGAACGCTTCGTCTCCCAGCCATCACCCATGTCTTTCCCACGgcccggcagcagcaggttgTCCTTGGAGCCAAAGTGTTGATCACTGCATGAAATGGCGATACCACCATTTTGTGCCGCCGCAAGATCAAAAATGGCATCCTTGTCTTCAGGGAATACGGGGACAGCATGCCCAAACAGCCGGAATCTGGCAATGCCTCCGTCGGGATACATGTTGAGCCTCACGTGAGTGTACTGCTTGCCTGTGGGCTCGTTGAGGCTCCAGCCGTGCCTTTGACTCGGTCCACATTCCCGAATATCGAGGATTGTTTCCCATTTACCTCGACCCCCTTTCCACGAAACAACCTCGTCATCGTTGTCGCTGAAGCAACCTTCGACAGAGATGGCGGGAGCATTGTTGCCGTTAAAAAAGGCCGTGTCTACTTCAACGCCATTAACAGTGCCTGAGGCGACGCCGAGGCGAATCACAACCCAGTCGAATTCCTCGAGATTGTGGCGTCTTGTTTCCCAGCCGTCGTACCACGCTCCGGTATAGACCATCTTGCCCGGCTGGCGAATGGGAGCCGTAGGAGTTAGGAGATTAGCTGCCTCAGCAAACCACTGATCCGAAAACCCAAGGACCTTACCACCCAATCCCGCTGAGACAAGGTCTAGTTCGTCGAACCTCATATCAGTAGATATTTCCTTACTAGGTGCGAGATAGAATAGGGCGAGACAAATGTTTCGGCATACCTATGCATGCTGGGCGGAATGCCGAGTCGATTTCATCGGGGCCCAGTTGCGTTGCCTTGACGGCTTGCAGCTTATACTCAACCTCATCAGCAAACGAAGACATTGTGAATGAAGTATTGAAATAATGatttagcagcagccagTAGACAGTCGTATATCACGCTAGAGTGCAAGATTGCTCGAGAGGCAGAAATCAGAAGTGAGGTTTATCTTCCTATGCACCAACGGCCTGATGAGAGGTCATAGACCATGCGGGTGCCCGCCCCTCTATTAGGTAGACATCGGCCACCTCCGACGCCGGCCTGCGGAACGGTAGCCCGGCATCAACCGGGCAGATAAGCGGGGAAGCGCATCTAAAATTCATGTTTGTAGTGATCTGCTGGTCTGCTGATAGCGAAGTAAATTGGCAGAAGGATCCAGACATGTCTCAGCCACTGCATCGTAAGGCTCATTCGAGTCGAGGATGGTGGCATCTTACGTACTTTAAGATCTGGTTAGAACACTAAAGTAGCTAATCCACCAATATCTCAAATTTCCGCTGCTTTGAATAGAACCATTGGCTACTTGATTTTGAGCATTGATATCACGAATCGATAAAACCCAACCTTCGCCGGCGCGTACACGACGCACACACGAACAATTGCCTCTTCCTATGCTAGCACATGGGCGGACTGCTACCCTTATCCATTTCCCAATTTCAGGGTAGCCCTACTTAGAGATTGGACATGAGATAAGgtgcatgtatgcatgtacgtATGTAGGGTACGGCCCTCTTGGGGGAAAAAGATCCGAAGCAAGCCAGCGCAGGCATTGCGGGGGAAGAG
It encodes:
- the ALC1 gene encoding Allantoicase (EggNog:ENOG41), with protein sequence MSSFADEVEYKLQAVKATQLGPDEIDSAFRPACIDLVSAGLGGKVLGFSDQWFAEAANLLTPTAPIRQPGKMVYTGAWYDGWETRRHNLEEFDWVVIRLGVASGTVNGVEVDTAFFNGNNAPAISVEGCFSDNDDEVVSWKGGRGKWETILDIRECGPSQRHGWSLNEPTGKQYTHVRLNMYPDGGIARFRLFGHAVPVFPEDKDAIFDLAAAQNGGIAISCSDQHFGSKDNLLLPGRGKDMGDGWETKRSRGKDHIDWTIVKLGAPGLIQEFVIDTAHFRGNFPQKIAVHGLAWQGEGEPDIKSDGWVETVAPSKTGPDQEHKFASAVADVPFTHVRLTMIPDGGVKRFRAFGKRAV